In the Topomyia yanbarensis strain Yona2022 chromosome 3, ASM3024719v1, whole genome shotgun sequence genome, one interval contains:
- the LOC131686961 gene encoding uncharacterized protein LOC131686961 encodes MGACVRQIPLPRLVGPVIVLAKLFMQELWRNQRTWDEPLEEEVQQRWLQFRANLTSLEHLTVPRWVVPCIEPTIVEVHGFCDASERAYGACIYLRTVCANGNISVLLLTSKSKVAPLGDSKKQKKICLPRLELSSALLLSHLYQKVQQSLKLQLKSFFWTDSMIALYWLSANPSRWKTFVANRVSEIQHLTKDGIWAHVPGIENPADIISRGMLPAQLMETTAWWEGPPWLQQPERFRPPLVRSTHEDFPTEYLEEKLAVMSVQVKAPCFIFSLRSSYNALVRLVSYLLRFTHNCKPAHRSDRKVGFLSTNEITEAVNVLVKISQKECFAEEIRAITVDGQVKPNSRLKTLTPILKNQILRVGGRLENAPIADDRKHPMILHPNHPFTELIADHYHKKLLHAGPQLIIANMREKFWPLRVRNLARRVVHSCIKCFRCKPTILEQLMGELPPERVTPTFPFLTTGVDLCGPFYYRHAGRKSSPTKGFVAIFVCLVTKAVHIELVADLSTNAFVSALKRFVARRGLPAVIECDNAKNFVGASRERERHLVKFIPPRSPNFGGIWEAAVKSCKKHLKATLGTAILMKDDLETLLTQTEGCLNSRPLTQLSSDPEDLEVLTPGHFLVSRPLVAIPEPSYEAIPKGRLDRYQQTQEYLRRIWKHWSMDYLSGLLPRTKWTRQRDNVTIGTMVLLKEDNLPPLKWRLGRITQIFRGDDGNVRVVSVKTKDGELRRAISNICVLPVRKPATAGDEDSLSDS; translated from the exons ATGGGAGCCTGCGTCCGACAGATTCCGCTTCCAA GACTGGTGGGACCTGTTATCGTGCTCGCTAAATTGTTTATGCAGGAGCTGTGGCGAAACCAGAGGACGTGGGATGAACCTTTAGAGGAAGAAGTTCAACAACGTTGGTTGCAGTTTAGAGCAAATCTCACATCACTCGAACATCTAACGGTTCCTCGATGGGTCGTACCATGCATAGAACCCACCATTGTGGAAGTACATGGGTTCTGTGATGCCTCCGAAAGGGCCTACGGGGCCTGCATATATCTGCGAACAGTTTGTGCCAATGGCAATATATCCGTTCTACTCCTTACTTCGAAGTCAAAAGTCGCCCCTCTCGGCGACAGTAAAAAGCAGAAAAAGATCTGCTTGCCTCGCTTAGAGCTCTCGTCAGCGTTGTTACTCAGCCACCTCTATCAGAAGGTTCAGCAAAGCTTAAAGCTACAATTGAAATCCTTTTTTTGGACCGATTCCATGATTGCACTATACTGGCTATCAGCGAACCCGTCCCGGTGGAAAACTTTCGTCGCTAACCGGGTTTCTGAAATCCAACATCTGACGAAGGATGGAATTTGGGCTCACGTGCCCGGGATCGAGAACCCCGCCGACATAATCTCCCGTGGAATGCTACCTGCCCAGCTGATGGAGACTACTGCATGGTGGGAAGGCCCACCATGGCTGCAACAACCGGAGCGGTTTCGGCCACCACTAGTTAGGTCAACCCATGAAGACTTCCCTACTGAATATTTGGAGGAAAAATTGGCAGTTATGTCCGTTCAAGTGAAAGCACCTTGTTTCATATTCAGTCTGCGATCGTCTTATAATGCTCTAGTTCGGCTAGTATCATACTTGCTACGATTTACCCACAACTGCAAACCGGCACATCGGTCGGACCGTAAGGTCGGTTTCCTATCAACTAATGAGATTACCGAAGCTGTAAACGTGTTAGTGAAAATTTCGCAGAAGGAATGTTTTGCTGAAGAAATCCGAGCCATCACTGTTGACGGACAAGTCAAGCCTAATTCCAGATTGAAAACGCTGACACCGATCctgaaaaatcaaattctccGGGTTGGTGGTCGGCTCGAAAATGCACCAATCGCTGATGATAGAAAACACCCTATGATTCTGCATCCAAACCATCCTTTCACCGAGTTGATTGCAGATCATTACCATAAAAAACTTCTGCATGCTGGCCCGCAACTTATTATTGCAAACATGCGAGAGAAGTTCTGGCCACTACGAGTGCGAAATTTGGCACGAAGGGTGGTGCACAGTTGCATTAAATGTTTTCGTTGTAAGCCAACTATCTTAGAGCAGCTTATGGGAGAACTGCCTCCTGAACGAGTAACACCAACCTTCCCGTTCCTGACCACTGGTGTCGATCTGTGTGGACCCTTTTATTACCGCCATGCTGGTCGCAAATCATCTCCCACCAAAGGCTTCGTCGCAATATTTGTGTGCCTCGTAACAAAGGCGGTGCACATTGAATTGGTAGCCGACCTCTCAACCAATGCATTTGTTTCGGCTCTAAAAAGATTTGTAGCACGTCGCGGCCTACCAGCAGTCATTGAATGCGACAACGCAAAGAATTTCGTTGGTGCATCTCGGGAG CGAGAACGGCATTTGGTTAAATTTATTCCTCCTCGGTCTCCGAACTTCGGCGGCATTTGGGAGGCCGCAGTTAAATCCTGCAAGAAGCATCTGAAGGCCACTCTCGGAACTGCTATATTAATGAAGGATGACCTAGAAACGCTCCTTACGCAAACCGAAGGTTGCCTGAACTCCAGGCCGCTCACGCAGCTGTCATCTGACCCAGAGGACTTAGAAGTGCTCACCCCTGGGCATTTCCTAGTAAGCCGCCCTCTTGTAGCTATACCAGAACCATCGTACGAAGCCATACCGAAAGGACGTCTAGACCGTTATCAGCAGACCCAAGAGTATCTTCGTCGTATCTGGAAGCACTGGAGCATGGATTATCTATCCGGCCTGCTCCCGCGGACAAAATGGACCCGTCAACGTGACAACGTAACCATCGGAACGATGGTACTTCTGAAGGAAGACAACCTACCTCCACTCAAGTGGCGACTCGGCCGTATCACCCAAATCTTCCGCGGCGATGACGGCAACGTTCGAGTGGTCTCGGTGAAGACCAAAGATGGCGAGCTTCGGCGCGCTATTTCCAACATTTGTGTACTACCAGTGAGAAAGCCAGCAACCGCTGGTGATGAGGACTCGCTCTCCGATTCGTAA